The following are encoded in a window of Bacteroidia bacterium genomic DNA:
- a CDS encoding ABC transporter ATP-binding protein/permease produces MIYIILTNLFNILSPYLVRIAFDNSFEEISLFHFFKGTELESLYRNKIIETAALYGGLILIATTVRGVFMFLMRQTVIIASRRIEYDLKNEIYSHYQKMNLSFFRANFTGDLMNRLSEDVSKVRQYLGPAIMYFVNLIFTFLTVIVMMISVNPTLTLYVLLPLPFLSASIYYVSKIINRKSDLIQAKLSDLTTFVQESMAGVRVLKAFSAQAVFAGMFAKQNTQYKDLSMSLTTVNAFFSPLVMSLVGLSTILTIYLGSLAVINGDFTYGNIAEFVIYVNLLTWPVSSLGWVTAIVQSADASQARINKFLEVDPEIKTAKGKNCTFSESISFSNVSFQYNENKKVLHDINFTIHKGQTIGLVGQTGSGKTTLLNLLARFYDPTSGKIFIDNQDLRELNLKEYRDVVSYVPQDVFLFSESIYDNILFGSSKLTKLTKDDVENVAKIAAVHDSIMEFPKGYDTLLGERGLTLSGGQKQRIALARALIRNPEIILLDDCLSAVDHSTEKIILANLRNELKNRTAFIVSHRLSVVADTDLILVINQGKIEASGTHEELLKTNLYYKKLYEKQMEETGLN; encoded by the coding sequence ATGATATATATTATCCTAACCAATTTGTTCAACATCCTCTCCCCATATTTGGTTAGAATTGCATTTGACAATTCATTTGAAGAGATTAGTTTATTTCATTTCTTCAAAGGAACAGAATTGGAGAGCCTATACAGAAATAAAATCATAGAAACAGCAGCCCTCTATGGAGGACTAATCTTAATAGCTACAACAGTTCGAGGAGTCTTTATGTTTCTTATGAGGCAGACCGTTATTATTGCTTCCAGAAGAATTGAATATGATTTGAAGAATGAGATTTATAGCCACTATCAAAAAATGAATCTTTCATTTTTCAGAGCTAACTTTACAGGAGATTTAATGAACCGTCTCTCTGAGGATGTAAGTAAAGTAAGGCAGTATCTCGGACCGGCAATCATGTATTTTGTCAACCTTATATTTACTTTTCTGACAGTAATTGTAATGATGATTTCAGTCAATCCAACGCTTACGCTTTATGTACTGCTCCCGCTTCCATTTCTTTCTGCTTCCATTTATTATGTAAGCAAAATAATCAATCGAAAAAGTGATTTGATTCAAGCAAAACTCTCTGACTTGACAACATTTGTGCAAGAAAGTATGGCAGGTGTCCGCGTATTAAAAGCATTCTCTGCGCAAGCAGTATTTGCCGGTATGTTTGCTAAACAAAATACGCAATACAAAGACCTGAGTATGTCTCTTACAACTGTTAATGCGTTTTTCAGTCCGCTTGTTATGTCTTTGGTCGGCTTGAGTACTATATTGACCATTTACCTGGGTAGTTTAGCAGTAATAAACGGGGACTTTACTTATGGCAACATAGCTGAGTTTGTAATCTATGTAAACCTACTCACATGGCCTGTTTCTTCATTGGGTTGGGTTACGGCAATTGTCCAAAGTGCCGATGCCTCGCAAGCACGTATTAATAAATTCTTAGAGGTGGACCCTGAAATTAAAACAGCCAAAGGCAAAAATTGCACTTTTAGTGAAAGTATCAGTTTTTCCAATGTTTCATTTCAATACAATGAGAACAAGAAAGTACTGCACGACATTAACTTTACGATTCACAAAGGTCAGACTATTGGGTTAGTAGGGCAAACCGGATCCGGCAAAACCACATTACTAAACCTCTTAGCACGCTTTTACGACCCCACTTCCGGAAAAATCTTTATTGACAATCAAGACCTTAGAGAACTCAATCTCAAAGAGTATAGAGATGTTGTCAGTTATGTACCTCAGGATGTTTTTTTATTTTCAGAATCAATTTATGACAATATTCTTTTTGGTTCAAGTAAATTAACGAAGTTGACTAAAGATGACGTTGAAAATGTTGCAAAAATTGCCGCTGTACATGACAGCATAATGGAATTCCCAAAGGGATATGATACTTTATTAGGAGAAAGAGGGCTTACACTTTCGGGCGGACAAAAACAAAGAATTGCACTTGCAAGAGCATTAATAAGAAACCCTGAAATCATTTTATTGGATGATTGTTTAAGTGCTGTTGATCATTCCACCGAAAAGATTATCTTAGCTAATCTGAGAAACGAACTCAAGAATAGGACCGCATTTATTGTAAGCCACAGACTATCAGTAGTGGCTGACACTGATTTAATACTTGTCATCAATCAAGGTAAAATCGAAGCATCCGGCACCCACGAAGAGTTGCTAAAAACAAATTTATACTATAAAAAGCTATATGAAAAACAAATGGAAGAAACGGGCTTAAATTAA
- a CDS encoding leucine dehydrogenase: MSGISSQAGNSNFPLFNSLTEFNHEQVVVCNDNSTGLKAIIAVHNTVLGPGLGGTRFWVYNNEQEAMNDALRLSRGMTYKASISGLNLGGAKAVIVADKNTKKTEAFMRKFGRFVENLNGKYITAEDVGTTTKDMEYIAMETDHVVGMPENMGGGGDPSPVTAYGVYMGMKASAKKAYGSDSLAGKSVTVQGVGKVGYYLVELLVKDGAKVFITDINEQNLKHSVALGGEVISPNDVYSKKVDIFAPCALGAILNSETIPQLNCSIVCGSANNQLKEDVLHGDMLRDKGVLYAPDFLVNAGGLINVYSEYTGYVRERAMAQTEHIYDLTLDIFHKSEEEKINTQLAATKIAEERIHNVMLVKSTY; this comes from the coding sequence ATGAGCGGAATATCATCACAAGCAGGAAATTCAAATTTCCCTCTGTTCAATAGCTTAACAGAGTTTAACCATGAGCAAGTAGTAGTGTGTAATGACAATAGTACCGGTCTGAAGGCAATTATTGCTGTTCACAACACCGTTTTAGGTCCGGGATTAGGCGGTACACGCTTTTGGGTTTATAATAATGAACAAGAAGCGATGAATGATGCGTTGCGTCTTTCAAGAGGTATGACTTATAAAGCATCCATTTCAGGTCTTAACCTTGGTGGTGCAAAAGCAGTAATTGTGGCTGATAAGAACACAAAAAAGACAGAAGCTTTTATGCGCAAGTTTGGACGTTTTGTTGAAAATCTGAATGGTAAGTATATTACTGCTGAGGATGTTGGAACAACAACAAAGGATATGGAATATATCGCAATGGAAACAGATCATGTGGTGGGTATGCCTGAAAATATGGGCGGTGGTGGCGACCCGTCTCCTGTTACTGCTTATGGTGTGTATATGGGAATGAAAGCTTCTGCAAAGAAGGCTTATGGAAGCGATAGTCTTGCCGGTAAGTCAGTTACAGTGCAAGGTGTAGGTAAGGTAGGATATTATCTTGTTGAACTTCTTGTGAAAGACGGAGCTAAAGTTTTTATTACCGATATTAACGAACAAAATTTGAAACATTCAGTAGCTTTAGGTGGTGAAGTAATTAGCCCAAATGATGTCTATTCTAAGAAGGTAGATATTTTCGCTCCTTGTGCTTTAGGTGCAATTTTAAACTCTGAAACAATCCCACAATTAAATTGCTCAATTGTGTGTGGTTCTGCTAATAATCAATTGAAGGAAGATGTTCTACACGGTGATATGCTTAGAGATAAAGGTGTTTTGTATGCCCCTGACTTTTTAGTAAATGCCGGAGGTTTAATCAATGTCTATTCTGAATATACAGGTTATGTGAGAGAACGTGCTATGGCGCAAACTGAACATATTTATGATTTGACCTTAGATATTTTCCACAAATCAGAAGAAGAAAAAATCAATACTCAGCTTGCTGCAACAAAAATAGCAGAAGAGCGCATTCACAATGTAATGCTTGTAAAATCAACATATTAA
- a CDS encoding glycosyltransferase family 2 protein, with translation MLDLSVIIVSYNVRRFLEQTILSVQRACNDLQVEIIVVDNASYDDSCLTIRNKYPQVKLIENTDNVGFSRANNQGIKISQGKYVLLLNPDTVLAEDTLSQCFHFMENTADCGALGVRMVDGGGVFLPESKRGLPTPTASFYKIFGLASLFPKSEKFGSYHLKYLDEFQVNQVDVLSGAFMFLRKEALDKSGLLDETFFMYGEDIDLSYRITLAGYKNYYFPETTIIHYKGESTKKNSLNYVKVFYQAMIIFAEKHFGVKSGKLFGQLIYVAVYLRAFAALLKRVVVKGLPLFAEFVLLYLSYLSITRYWEEYNKWVAGGAYPQEYFIYHLTCYVFILILGLLLGGAYKKYFSGNSLWKGIFIGTSLLVICYAFLPETLRYSRAILLLGAFIGLSILTVYRSVLNFVVNRSFSLGNNKMSGILIVGEPDQVVQVTNILQSYSLGRNVLGVYSPSKEGGLDKLDSYIDFYKVEEVIMSNAHISNKHIIALLSKKYSRKIDFKILPEHTHFIIGSTHKNKSGSYYTEEIQFALGNQNVLRNKRIFDVVVAIMLIPILPFTKRIGQEKWKQLWSVFKGEKTWVGYNLEGNLATLPQLKSCVFQLKDSLLDKKSVSHEFLEQSNVFYARNYHWKQDLDIIGKVLFF, from the coding sequence ATGCTTGACCTGAGTGTAATCATAGTGAGTTATAATGTGCGCAGATTCCTTGAACAGACAATTCTTTCTGTACAGCGCGCATGCAATGATTTACAAGTAGAAATTATCGTGGTGGATAATGCATCATATGACGATAGTTGTCTTACAATTCGAAATAAATACCCACAGGTTAAACTCATTGAAAATACTGACAATGTCGGTTTTTCAAGAGCAAATAATCAAGGCATTAAGATTAGTCAGGGGAAATATGTGTTATTGCTCAATCCGGATACCGTGCTTGCAGAAGATACACTCAGCCAATGTTTTCACTTTATGGAAAACACTGCCGATTGTGGGGCTTTAGGTGTCAGAATGGTGGATGGTGGCGGGGTATTTTTACCCGAAAGTAAAAGAGGATTACCTACTCCAACAGCTTCTTTCTATAAAATTTTCGGACTGGCGTCTTTATTTCCAAAGTCAGAAAAATTTGGTTCCTACCATCTCAAGTATTTGGATGAGTTTCAGGTTAATCAAGTAGATGTACTCTCCGGTGCATTTATGTTTCTCAGAAAAGAAGCTTTGGATAAGTCTGGCTTGTTGGATGAAACTTTCTTTATGTATGGAGAAGATATTGACTTAAGTTATAGGATAACATTGGCAGGCTATAAGAATTATTATTTCCCTGAAACTACCATTATTCACTATAAGGGAGAAAGTACAAAGAAAAACAGCCTTAACTATGTCAAAGTGTTTTATCAAGCAATGATCATTTTTGCAGAAAAACATTTCGGAGTCAAATCAGGTAAACTCTTTGGGCAATTAATCTATGTTGCGGTCTATTTGCGGGCTTTTGCTGCGCTACTAAAGCGAGTTGTTGTCAAAGGATTGCCGCTCTTTGCTGAGTTTGTTCTTTTATATTTATCCTATTTAAGTATTACCAGATATTGGGAAGAATATAACAAATGGGTAGCCGGTGGTGCATATCCGCAGGAGTATTTTATTTATCACCTTACTTGCTATGTTTTTATCTTAATTTTAGGATTGTTGCTGGGAGGAGCTTATAAAAAATATTTTTCGGGTAATAGTCTTTGGAAGGGTATTTTTATAGGTACATCTTTATTGGTAATTTGTTACGCCTTTTTGCCGGAGACGCTTAGGTATTCGCGTGCTATTTTGCTCTTAGGGGCATTTATTGGGTTGAGCATATTGACTGTCTATCGCTCCGTTCTGAATTTTGTTGTCAATCGTTCGTTTTCATTAGGAAACAATAAGATGAGCGGTATTTTGATTGTGGGAGAACCTGATCAAGTTGTTCAAGTTACGAATATTCTTCAGTCTTATTCTTTGGGCAGAAATGTGTTAGGAGTATATTCACCTTCAAAAGAAGGAGGATTAGATAAGTTAGATAGCTATATCGACTTTTATAAAGTAGAGGAAGTGATTATGAGTAATGCTCATATTTCAAACAAACATATCATTGCATTACTTTCTAAAAAATATTCAAGAAAAATTGACTTTAAAATTTTGCCTGAGCATACTCATTTTATCATTGGAAGTACACATAAGAACAAGTCAGGGAGCTATTATACAGAAGAGATTCAGTTTGCTCTTGGTAATCAGAATGTGCTTCGAAATAAACGCATTTTTGATGTTGTAGTTGCAATAATGTTGATACCTATTTTGCCTTTTACAAAAAGAATTGGACAAGAAAAATGGAAACAGTTATGGTCTGTATTCAAAGGTGAAAAGACATGGGTTGGTTATAATTTAGAAGGAAACTTAGCAACGCTGCCTCAGCTGAAATCCTGTGTTTTTCAACTTAAAGACAGTCTGTTGGATAAAAAATCCGTTTCTCATGAATTTTTGGAGCAATCAAATGTGTTTTATGCTCGGAATTATCATTGGAAACAGGATTTGGATATCATAGGTAAAGTTCTTTTCTTTTAG
- the recR gene encoding recombination mediator RecR, which yields MAYSSKTIEQAVEYLSKFPGVGSKSALRMVLYLAKRPEHEVLRMADALKAIKTKLQLCTECGNLSDTPICSICASPLRDKQLLCVVEDFKDVLAVENTAQYKGLYHVLGGLISPIEGIGPDELNVSKLFERIQSNQVGEVVFALSANMDGDTTTYYLSKKLKEMGVKVSAISRGISVGSDLEFTDEITLGRSIINRVPYEI from the coding sequence ATGGCATACTCTTCTAAGACGATTGAACAAGCAGTAGAATATTTATCAAAGTTTCCCGGAGTGGGTAGCAAAAGCGCTCTGAGAATGGTGTTGTATCTTGCAAAACGTCCTGAACACGAGGTGCTTAGAATGGCAGATGCACTCAAAGCCATAAAAACTAAATTGCAACTATGTACAGAATGTGGCAACCTTTCTGATACGCCCATTTGTTCCATTTGTGCTTCGCCTCTGAGAGATAAGCAATTGTTGTGTGTGGTGGAAGACTTTAAGGATGTCTTAGCAGTTGAAAATACTGCACAGTACAAAGGACTTTATCATGTATTAGGGGGATTGATTTCTCCGATAGAAGGTATTGGTCCGGACGAATTGAATGTTTCAAAACTTTTTGAACGCATTCAGTCTAATCAGGTAGGTGAAGTGGTGTTTGCATTGAGTGCCAATATGGATGGAGATACGACTACCTACTATTTAAGTAAAAAACTCAAGGAGATGGGTGTAAAAGTGAGTGCAATCTCTCGCGGTATCTCCGTTGGTTCTGATTTGGAATTTACTGATGAAATTACACTTGGACGGTCAATAATAAATAGAGTTCCTTACGAAATTTAA
- the msrA gene encoding peptide-methionine (S)-S-oxide reductase MsrA, which yields MSPDTIVLGGGCFWCTESVFTQIRGVHKVESGYSGGHLKNPTYKEVCTGMTGHVEVIKVHFDSSVVSLATLLKIFFTTHDPTTINRQGNDIGTQYRSVIFFENDYQQQIAEQVVAEMTQQQIFDSPIVTEISPLINFFSSEQYHHNYFANNPHEPYCEAVISPKVAKFRAHYKDLLKG from the coding sequence ATGAGTCCGGATACAATAGTGCTTGGCGGAGGATGTTTTTGGTGTACAGAATCAGTGTTTACACAAATCAGAGGAGTGCATAAAGTTGAATCCGGTTATTCCGGAGGTCATCTCAAAAATCCGACTTACAAAGAGGTGTGTACCGGTATGACCGGTCATGTTGAAGTAATCAAAGTGCATTTTGATTCTTCTGTGGTTTCATTAGCAACACTGTTAAAGATTTTTTTTACTACGCATGACCCGACAACAATCAATCGTCAGGGCAATGATATTGGCACGCAATACAGAAGTGTGATTTTTTTTGAAAATGATTATCAGCAACAAATTGCAGAACAAGTTGTAGCAGAGATGACTCAACAACAGATTTTTGATTCACCCATTGTAACAGAAATTTCGCCTTTGATTAATTTTTTCAGTTCCGAACAATACCATCATAACTATTTTGCTAATAATCCCCATGAGCCTTACTGTGAGGCAGTTATTAGTCCCAAAGTGGCAAAATTCAGAGCGCACTATAAGGACCTGTTAAAAGGGTGA
- a CDS encoding glutamine synthetase III codes for MAKTKSTPSHSSDPKTNTQNINFNQISSYFGMNVFAGKNAKKYLSATVIKELERIARSGEHLSRKMADEIAEGMKKWALSRGVTHYTHWFHPLRGTTAEKHDAFFEPTGIDSGIEVFSGKSLVQQEPDASSFPNGGMRNTFEARGYSAWDPSSPAFIIEKASGKTLCIPTVFVSYTGQALDYKTPLLRSAKFVQDTATQVCALFDKKVKHTNVSLGIEQEYFVVDYKLYRQRQDLMLAGRTLLGHAPAKGQQLEDHYFGSIPERVFEFMTALEKEALKLGIPLKTRHNEVAPCQYECAPMFETINLAIDHNSLLMDLMESISEKFNLKVLLHEKPFKGVNGSGKHNNWSLITDTGVNLFSPGTTPIENLQFLTFFINTIKAVHDHGALLRASIGTASNDHRLGANEAPPAIMSVFIGSFLSKVLDDFEKEKSNKSKGGAGEKTLNIPHIPPILQDNTDRNRTSPFAFTGNKFELRAVGSSDNCASSMVVLNTIVGNQLKEFLKDVATLQKKGASKEKAIQSVLRGYIVKSSKVIFEGNGYSDEWAKEAKKRGLQNIKTTPHALSTYLEPKSKKVFIDNGILTEEEIEARTDIRYESYSLKLQIEGRVLADMVKTNIIPPAIEFHSRVLANLKLQKDMGVKPELYAATEELAGKIGFYIQQVQHYTKLMVDERKKANLIDSHAEKALAYCEKVLPLFDDIRYQADKLERLTDDVMWQIPKYRELLFIK; via the coding sequence ATGGCAAAAACAAAATCTACACCCAGTCATTCTTCCGACCCGAAAACCAACACCCAGAACATAAATTTCAATCAGATTTCTTCATATTTTGGGATGAATGTTTTTGCCGGAAAGAATGCAAAAAAATATCTCTCAGCAACCGTAATCAAAGAACTTGAAAGAATAGCCAGAAGTGGAGAACATTTGTCGCGTAAAATGGCAGATGAAATTGCCGAAGGAATGAAGAAATGGGCGTTAAGCCGAGGTGTAACTCATTATACACATTGGTTTCACCCTCTTAGAGGTACTACAGCAGAAAAGCATGATGCCTTCTTTGAACCTACAGGCATAGATTCCGGAATTGAAGTGTTTTCCGGTAAATCTTTGGTACAACAAGAACCGGATGCTTCGAGTTTCCCTAATGGAGGAATGCGTAATACCTTTGAGGCTCGCGGATATTCTGCTTGGGATCCATCATCACCCGCATTTATTATTGAAAAAGCCTCCGGTAAAACGCTCTGTATTCCTACTGTCTTTGTTTCTTACACCGGACAGGCATTGGATTACAAAACCCCATTGTTGCGTTCAGCTAAATTTGTACAAGATACCGCAACTCAAGTATGTGCTTTGTTTGATAAAAAAGTGAAACATACCAATGTTTCATTGGGTATTGAACAAGAGTATTTTGTGGTGGATTATAAACTTTATCGCCAAAGACAAGACCTCATGTTAGCCGGTAGAACTTTGCTGGGACACGCTCCGGCTAAAGGACAGCAACTTGAAGATCATTATTTTGGCAGTATTCCTGAAAGAGTTTTTGAATTTATGACCGCTTTAGAGAAAGAAGCTCTTAAACTTGGTATTCCACTTAAAACACGACATAATGAAGTTGCACCCTGCCAATATGAGTGTGCTCCAATGTTTGAAACGATTAACCTTGCCATAGACCATAATTCATTATTGATGGATTTGATGGAATCGATTAGCGAGAAATTTAATTTAAAGGTACTATTACACGAAAAACCTTTTAAAGGGGTAAATGGCAGTGGGAAGCACAATAATTGGTCGTTAATAACAGATACAGGAGTTAATTTATTCTCACCGGGTACTACTCCCATTGAGAACTTACAATTTCTGACTTTCTTTATTAATACAATCAAGGCAGTTCATGACCACGGTGCGTTGCTTAGGGCAAGCATAGGTACTGCCAGCAATGACCACCGATTGGGTGCCAATGAAGCTCCTCCGGCTATTATGTCAGTTTTTATTGGTAGTTTCTTGAGCAAAGTGTTGGATGATTTTGAAAAAGAAAAATCGAACAAATCCAAAGGAGGTGCAGGTGAAAAAACACTGAATATTCCACATATTCCACCAATCTTACAAGATAATACTGACCGTAATAGAACTTCTCCTTTTGCTTTTACAGGAAACAAATTTGAACTACGTGCAGTTGGTTCTTCTGATAACTGCGCTTCATCTATGGTTGTTCTTAATACGATTGTTGGAAATCAATTGAAAGAGTTTTTAAAAGATGTAGCTACTCTTCAAAAGAAAGGAGCATCTAAGGAAAAAGCTATTCAGAGTGTTTTGAGAGGTTATATTGTCAAATCATCTAAAGTAATTTTTGAAGGAAACGGTTATAGTGACGAATGGGCAAAGGAGGCTAAAAAGAGAGGTTTGCAGAATATTAAAACTACGCCACATGCGCTATCTACATATTTGGAACCTAAATCTAAAAAAGTATTTATTGATAATGGAATATTGACCGAAGAAGAGATTGAAGCAAGAACAGATATCCGATATGAGAGCTATTCGCTCAAATTGCAAATTGAGGGTAGGGTACTTGCAGATATGGTTAAAACAAATATTATTCCTCCTGCAATCGAATTTCATTCGCGCGTACTTGCAAATCTTAAATTACAAAAAGATATGGGTGTTAAACCCGAATTGTATGCTGCTACAGAAGAGTTGGCTGGCAAAATTGGCTTTTATATTCAACAAGTGCAGCATTATACAAAATTGATGGTGGACGAGCGCAAAAAAGCAAATTTAATTGATTCACATGCTGAAAAAGCATTGGCTTATTGCGAAAAAGTATTGCCACTGTTTGATGATATTCGTTATCAGGCTGATAAGTTAGAAAGACTTACAGATGATGTAATGTGGCAAATACCAAAATACCGAGAACTATTGTTTATCAAATAA